The Theileria equi strain WA chromosome 2 map unlocalized gcontig_1105316255037, whole genome shotgun sequence genomic sequence TGCATAAAATGTTCATGGACCCGCTGCTGAGACGGTGAATGTATTTTCTGTAATCTGTATGTACATTTGTTGGTCCTGAAACTTGTATCTTAACAGTTGGGTTTACCTCTGAGTTAGGTTTTCCGTCAACTCCATACTGAGAACCATTGTTGGTTTGGCTGAGATTTAGAACAACTACCCTTTTAAAACATTCCTCATTAATAATCTTTTGAAAGCCACTATAAACATTGTCGCCTATACCATCTTTTGTCCATTGATTTGTGTTTATACCCGTTTGGGCGTAGTATTCATGATAATAGTCACTATTCCAAGACCACCATGTTTTTGTTACCCTAATGAGTAAGGGACAAAAATTAGCATCATCATAactccagtagtaaactGCAAGATCTGTGTGACAAGAGTTGATATATTTAAACCCATATTGTTTAGTTCCATTGTGATAAATGCCACCTAGGTATAGAGATTTTCCAGGGAATTTATGGATGTAGGTTTTGAATTCTCGTATTTGAGTATTTTCCTTTTTAGGAGTTACCGTGTGGCCACAagcattatatccatatttattTAAAACGTCTATATTCGCGTAGCTCCATATACTACCGCGAACACAATCCGacatactacatttttaccaATCTTCCATCCTTCAGTTattcctcagattctccGTCCTCCATTATTCATCATTAACTCTATACTATCCAACaatcttccatagtagtaatccatttatgtctcaactggtgtgagcagaatggtcagtatggatgaatgcCAAATGACCAGTgtacaaggatgaataatGAGAAGTTCGAGTACAACAATCCATGTATGACATACACCTATGATAGTCTAATTGGGACAGAATATTTTCGAGCAAGAATGTAAAGACAAGAATTAATGAAGCCATGTAGACACAGCCTACGAATCCGATGTGTGCAAGAGGTCTATAACATGATGCATGCAGCACTTTTAGTAGTCCTAGGAACGATCATCCATTGAGATAGCACCCCTCAAAGTCCATTCTTTAGTGGCGTAACCGGAAATACTCGCCAAACTCCCATTTAACCTTCACAAATGCTTGAAACGTATAAATGCCAACCACCAGACAACTCTGGCCATTAGGAACGCTAGAAACGTATTGAAGACCAGTAGCGAGTAGTAGCACTTTTCAAAATGCGTCTCTGCGTTCCAGAAAAAGTTGTAAATGCAAACTGAGCAGTGGCACTCCACGCGGTTCATGTTCTCCAGATAAAGCACGAGCTTCCTGGGCAGGTGCTCCCCGACGATTTTCGTGACATGCCCAGCTCCAGACTTGTTGCTGTACTTTTCCAGGTGCTCCAGACAGTCGTTGCAGGACGCCTTGTAGCAGTGGAAGCTCATGTAACCCACAAAGCCCATGACGGCCAGCGAGATTGCGACTAGCACTAGACCAGCCCTTTTCCTCTGGGAAGCGTCAGAGGCACTGTCTGACCATCCAAAGGCACTTTTGCCAAAGTAACGTTCAGGGAGTAGCTTCCTCAGCCTTTCGTCGTCGCATTCGTGCTCC encodes the following:
- a CDS encoding uncharacterized protein (encoded by transcript BEWA_038600A), which translates into the protein MGETWQDALYRRYGYKSQGIVIPKPPERDKEHECDDERLRKLLPERYFGKSAFGWSDSASDASQRKRAGLVLVAISLAVMGFVGYMSFHCYKASCNDCLEHLEKYSNKSGAGHVTKIVGEHLPRKLVLYLENMNRVECHCSVCIYNFFWNAETHFEKCYYSLLVFNTFLAFLMARVVWWLAFIRFKHL